A stretch of Carnobacteriaceae bacterium zg-C25 DNA encodes these proteins:
- a CDS encoding dUTP diphosphatase: MSRGFKIVSQYADKGINLPKRATHHAAGYDFEAAEDTVIPSVWKTLFKAVAIELKQFIQPSTTTPQQAQENEVNKVLKPVLVPTGIKAYMNDDEYLQLTNRSSNPLKHFLVLSNGVGIVDSDYYDNADNEGHIYFQMSNFGLRDKVIQKGDRIGQGIFLTFLKADDDSTSSQREGGFGSSGTQSLEQ; this comes from the coding sequence ATGAGTAGAGGGTTTAAAATTGTATCGCAATATGCAGATAAAGGCATTAACTTACCAAAGCGTGCTACACATCACGCAGCAGGCTATGACTTTGAAGCGGCAGAAGATACGGTTATTCCAAGTGTGTGGAAAACATTATTTAAAGCAGTGGCTATTGAATTGAAGCAGTTTATTCAGCCAAGCACCACGACACCACAACAAGCGCAAGAAAACGAAGTGAATAAAGTATTAAAACCAGTTTTGGTACCAACAGGCATTAAGGCGTACATGAACGACGATGAGTATTTGCAATTGACAAACCGTTCAAGCAATCCGTTAAAACACTTTTTAGTTTTGTCAAACGGGGTAGGTATTGTGGATTCGGATTATTACGACAACGCCGACAACGAGGGACACATTTATTTCCAAATGAGTAATTTTGGATTGAGAGATAAAGTGATTCAAAAGGGCGATCGTATCGGTCAAGGTATTTTCTTGACGTTTTTAAAAGCGGACGATGACAGCACGTCATCACAGCGTGAAGGTGGTTTTGGATCATCTGGAACGCAATCGCTTGAGCAATAG